A genome region from Ctenopharyngodon idella isolate HZGC_01 chromosome 5, HZGC01, whole genome shotgun sequence includes the following:
- the LOC127513143 gene encoding LOW QUALITY PROTEIN: nucleus accumbens-associated protein 2 (The sequence of the model RefSeq protein was modified relative to this genomic sequence to represent the inferred CDS: inserted 3 bases in 2 codons) produces the protein MSQMLHMEIPNFGSMVLGSLNEQRLQGQYCDVSIVVKGQAFKAHRAVLAASSLYFRDLFSXAAAKRSFELPSSVTPACFQQILGFCYTGKLTMAASEQLVVMYTAGYLQIQHIVERGMDLMFKANSPHCDSATAAMDEPNSGPQSPSNNPLVPSVWSPSLPSRRIKLEEPPXETGGRDASGRGASLFCAGAVGAFAPGAPAYLGERSSPGASSLPTTDSPTSYQNEDEEFEEEPFDAEETYSQLCGRSANPYGMAEKPEMAVMPVSLENRSCVLIRRDLVALPASLISQIGYRCHPKLYTEGDPGEKLELVGGTGVFMTRGQLMNCHLCAGVKHKVLLRRLLATFFDRNTLANSCGTGIRSSTSDPSRKPLDSRVLNAVKLYCQNFAPNFKESEMNVIAADMCTNARRVRKRWLPKIQSMLPDGMEVYQGSSAGVSLGVGGLPVGVQLPFEPDFKNLLPSGINLEQRLYAERKEPVRTHLPMDSDGADLPGEEEDEEEETQTDSAEGTLGAGPVKPGAEGGASVATPPEQQQQQEEEEEEEFADGLRINGK, from the exons ATGTCCCAGATGCTCCACATGGAGATCCCTAACTTCGGCAGCATGGTGCTGGGCTCTCTGAACGAGCAGCGCCTGCAGGGCCAGTACTGCGACGTCTCCATCGTGGTGAAGGGCCAGGCGTTCAAGGCCCACCGCGCGGTGCTGGCGGCCAGCAGCCTGTACTTCCGCGACCTGTTCAG GGCAGCAGCAAAGCGCAGTTTCGAGCTGCCGTCCTCCGTCACGCCGGCTTGCTTCCAGCAGATCCTGGGCTTCTGCTACACAGGGAAGCTGACCATGGCGGCCAGCGAGCAGCTGGTGGTGATGTACACAGCCGGATACCTGCAGATCCAGCACATCGTGGAGCGCGGCATGGATCTGATGTTCAAGGCCAACTCTCCGCACTGCGACTCGGCCACGGCCGCCATGGACGAGCCCAACTCGGGCCCGCAGAGTCCCAGCAACAACCCGCTGGTGCCGTCAGTGTGGTCGCCCTCGCTGCCGTCCCGCAGGATCAAGCTAGAGGAGCCGC GTGAAACGGGCGGACGGGACGCGTCGGGTCGAGGCGCTTCGCTCTTCTGCGCCGGAGCGGTGGGCGCGTTCGCACCCGGAGCGCCAGCGTATCTCGGAGAGCGCTCCAGTCCAGGAGCGTCCAGCCTCCCGACCACCGACAGCCCCACGTCATACCAGAATGAAGACGAGGAGTTCGAGGAAGAGCCCTTCGACGCAGAGGAGACCTACAGCCAGCTGTGCGGTCGCTCCGCCAACCCTTACGGAA TGGCAGAGAAGCCCGAGATGGCGGTCATGCCCGTGTCGCTGGAGAACCGCTCCTGTGTGCTGATCCGCCGGGATCTGGTGGCGCTGCCCGCCAGTCTCATCAGTCAGATTGGTTATCGCTGCCATCCCAAACTATACACGGAGGGAGACCCCGGAGAGAAGCTTGAACTAGTGGGAG GCACGGGTGTGTTCATGACCAGAGGTCAGCTGATGAACTGCCATCTGTGTGCCGGCGTCAAACACAAGGTGCTGCTGCGGAGGCTCCTCGCTACCTTCTTTGACag AAACACATTAGCAAACAGCTGTGGGACGGGGATACGATCTTCAACCAGCGACCCCAGCCGAAAACCACTGGACAGTCGAGTCCTAAACGCTGTCAAAC tttacTGTCAGAACTTCGCGCCCAACTTTAAGGAAAGTGAGATGAACGTCATCGCCGCTGACATGTGCACCAACGCGCGCCGCGTACGGAAGCGCTGGCTTCCCAAGATCCAGTCCATGCTGCCGGACGGGATGGAGGTCTATCAGGGCTCGTCCGCGGGCGTGAGTCTGGGCGTCGGCGGGCTGCCGGTGGGCGTTCAGCTGCCCTTCGAGCCTGACTTCAAGAACCTGCTTCCCTCGGGCATAAATCTGGAGCAGCGGCTCTACGCCGAGCGCAAGGAACCCGTGAGGACTCATTTGCCGATGGACAGCGACGGTGCAGACCTTCCCGGTGaggaggaggacgaggaggaaGAGACCCAGACCGACAGCGCTGAGGGGACGTTGGGCGCGGGGCCTGTCAAGCCTGGAGCTGAGGGCGGGGCCTCTGTGGCCACACCCCccgagcagcagcagcagcaggaggaggaagaggaggaggagtttGCAGACGGCCTGAGAATAAACGGGAAGTGA